A region of the Myxococcus stipitatus DSM 14675 genome:
CGCCGCGAGGTTGGCTCCGTTCGCCTGGCGGATGACGGTGCCCGAGGGCTCTCCTCCCCGGTAGGCACGCTGACCGCGCAGGCGAATCGTCGCGTTGATGAGGCACGGTCCGGAGATGACGAACTCATCACCCACCGCGCTCGCGGCGACCGCGGCGTTGATCGTCTCATCGTCGGTGGTGGTGTTGTTGCACTGCACCGGCACTTGCGCTGCAAGCGCGGGGAGCGGGAGCAGCAGCGCCATCGCGAGCGGCGGTGCAAGCCTTGCCAGGGACGCGCGGAAGGAACGACGGGCCAGGGAGCGGGGAGTGTGCATGGTCGCGTGGGGGGAGCGTCCCAGAGGAGCCCCATGCCCCTCGCGAGTCGACGCTCATCGAAGTCGACACGCGATGTTCGCGAGTGGCTCGGTCATCGCAGCCCCCGCACAAATCTTCAGCGCGCCCGGACGACAGATTCGTATCGCCACCCTGCGGCGGCGAGGCGGGAGCTACACCTTGATGCGGATGGCCGCGGGCATCAGCGTGAAGGTCGCGGGAAGGCGGCCGGGCGTCTCGCCGTCGACGTCGAGAATCACGTCGCGGCCATCGGCGGACTCGGCGTGGAGCGTCTGGCAGCGCAGGCGGCGCGTGCCCTTCCAGGTGACGTGCGAGCCGTTGTAGACGCCCTTCGACTTGAGGACGAAGTCACTCACGCCGTAACCGGACCAGATGGTGATGTCGAAGGCGCCGTCATGCGTGATGGCATCGGGGGCGACGAACATGCCGCTGCCGAAGTAGCGCCCGTTGGCCACGGCGACCGCGGTGATGTCGAGCGTCTCCGGGGCGCCGCCATCCGTGGACAGCGTCACCTTGCGCTCAGTGTGCTTGAGCAGGCCCTTCAGCGTGCCCCACATGAAGCTGACATTGCCACCGAGCGCCTTGCTGCCGCTGTTCACCTCCGCGGCGACCACCGCGCTGACACCGAACGAGGCGATGTTGGCGAAGTAGCGCGTCGCGGGGTTGCCGTCGTTGCCGATGAAGTCGAGCCGGCCCACGTCGAAGGGCTCGGTGGTTTCGGAGCGAAGGCGCTCGAGGGAGGAGTCCAGGTCCAGGCCCCAGCCGAAGGTGCGGCGGAAGTCGCCGCCGGTGCCACGGGGGATGAGGCCCAGGGCCGCGTTCGGGTTGATGGCCTTGCCATCACGGAAGAAGCCGTTGGTGACCTCGTTGAGGGTGCCGTCACCGCCGACCGCGACGATGCACTCGTACCCCTGGTCCAGCGCCTCGCGGGCAATGCGCGCGGCGTCCATCCCGCCTTGGGTGAAGCCGTGCCCGAACTCGCCGAGCACCCTTCCCACCTGCGCGGCAATCTCCACCCAGCGCTTTCCCGTCTGCCCATTCGCGCTGCGCGGGTTGACCACGAGGAACGTCTTCATCGGCACCTACCCCTCCCTGGAATCTGCCTGTTTACGCGGTTGTGGCTCGGCACTCCACTACGCGAAGCACCTCCCAGGTCGGCGCCCCAGCCGCGCAGGTGCGAAGAGGCTGACGCACCGCATGCAGGACCTCGCCGCGCGCCCCTGTTCCATGGAGCTCATGCGAAGTCTCTGGGACGTGAAGCCCTGCCCCCGAGGCATCGAGCAAGGTCAAGGGAGCCCCATGAGGCCCCTCGAGTCTCGGAACATGGCACGGTTTCAGGTCAGCCCGAGGCGTCGAGCCCGGCCGCCCTCCGCGACAACGTCCACCTCCCGACGGGCCGAAACGTTCCATTCCAAGGGAAGGTCCGCGTCGCAGAAGGTGCAGACGAACCACTGTTCCTTCACGAGCGTGCTCTCACCACAGGCCGGACAGCGGCGGAAGTGCACCGAGGTGGTGAGGCCAGAAGGCGCCGACAGCCCAGCCCGAGCCAAGGACTCCGCCACGGCGTCCCAGCAGGCCACATCCGGGCGGTACCCCGTCGACAGATTGCTGACGACGGAGACCGAGAAGGTCCGAGCCTGGGAGACGAAACCCATCTCACCGGCGGCAAGCACCTCTTCACCTCCGGCGCAGGCGACGTGTTCCGACCTTCGAGGGGCAAGGCGAAGACACGCACGAAGGTCCACGACATAGGTCGCACCCTCGACGAGCGCATCGGGATGGGCGGCGAGCCAGCATTGGAGGTCCGGCAGCGAGTGGATGAGTGCACCCGGGGGAGCCGCGACGGAGCGGCGGCGAATCTCCTCGGGACCGACATAGGGGTAGGCAAGGAATCGCATGCGCCGCGGACGCCCGGGGTCGAGCATTCCTGTCGAGCATCGCACCTCGGCCCCGAGAGGCCATGGGCCGCGCACGATTCCTGCTCGCCATCTCGGCCCCTGCCCTCGCGACGCCAAGCGGAAACCTCCGCGGCCGCCGAGGCTTCGCCGAACGTACGGCGAAGCCGCGTGTCCACCTCACACGTGCAGCGTGCCCGCGAGCACCGTCACGGCGACTCCGCCGATGCGGGCCCGCTCGGGATGTCCCGCCTTGCCGGTGACCTCCACCTCGATGCGTCCGGGCTTCCCCATCGCATCGCCTTGCTCGATGCGCGCGCGAACGGTGCCTCCCTCGGCGGGAAGCGGCAGGACACCATTCATGGCCAGGTACATACCAAGAGGCCCCGCCGCCGACCCTGTCACCGGGTCCTCGGGCACGCCCATGCCCGGCACGAAGTAGCGCGAGTGCGCCATGCTGCCGGCCTCTCGAGTCTCCCGCGTGAAGACATACACGCCACTCAGCCCATGCGGCCGCAGCAACTCCGCCAGCTCATTCGAGCGCGGCGCCAGTCCCCACAGGTCCTCTCTCCGACGGAACGGCACCATCAAGCGATGTCCGTTGCGGCGCACGGGAAGCGTGTCGTCCACCATCGCGACCGTCCCCCCCACGAGCGCCATCACTCGCTCCAGCGACACCGGCGACTCCAGCCACGGCAGGCGAGGCGTGACAATCCACGGCCGACTCCCACGCTCGCCCATCGCCTCCAACTCCACGTCCAGCACACCCGCCGCGCACTCCAACCGCGTCGTCCCCGTGCGCGGCAACAGCCCTCGCTCCGCCAGCAGATGGAACGTGGCCACCGTGGCGTGGCCGCAGAAATCAATCTCATCCGTCGGCGTGAAGTAGCGCAGCCGAACCCCCTGCCCGTCCGGACCGGACAAGAGGAATGCGGTCTCCGACGCCCCCACCGCGGCGGCGACTCGCTGCATCGTCGCCACGCTCAGCCCGGCCGCGTCCAACACCACGCCCGCTCGGTTCCCGGAACCGGGCTGCTGCGTGAAGGCATCGACAATCGTCACCTGCATGGATGGCGCTCCCCTGGCCGCGACGAGCCCTTGCCCCGACAGCGGCTTTCACATGTACCGATACAATGGATGCATTGCGCAAACCGCCGCGTCAACCGTATGAATTGTCACCATGACAATCTGGACGCCCAACCTCCGGGGCCGCGAAGGCCCGCTCTACCGGGTCATCGCGGATGCACTCGGCGCGGACATCGAGGAGGGCCGCCTCGCCGCGGGCACTCGCCTGCCCACCCACCGTGAGCTCGCGGAGAAAGTGGGCGTCACCGTCGGCACCGTGACACGCGCGTACGCGGAGGCCGAACGCCGTGGCCTCATCGGCGGCGAAGTGGGCCGAGGCACCTTCGTCCGCCACCGGGACGCACCTCGCCACCTCCCCTCGCCCGCACCCGACCTCGGTGACGATGCGCTCGTGGAGCTGGGGCTCAACTGGCCCGCGACACCTCCAGGCGACCCGGCGGGCACGGCCCTGCGCAAGTCACTCGACGCCCTGCAACGCTCGCCGAAGTTGTCGGCGCTGCTCGACTATCAACCCCACGCGGGACATCCGTCCCACCGCGAAGCCGGCGCCCAGTGGATTCAGCGCTTCGGCCTCGAAGTCGCGCCCTCGCGCGTCGTCGTCTGCTCGGGAGGACAACACGCGATGGAGGTCGCGCTCAGCGCCCTCACGCGCCCCGGTGACACCGTGCTCTGCGAGTCGCTCACCTACCCTGGGCTCAAGGTGCTCGCGAACCGGTTCCACCTGCGGCTCCACGGTGTCGCCATGGATGAGCACGGCCTGCTCCCCGATGCCCTCGAGGCCGCCTGCCGCACGGGCGCGAAGGTCCTCTTCTGCCTGCCCAACCTCCAGAACCCCACCGGCGCGGTGATGACCGAGGAGCGCCGCCGCCGCATCGCCGCCGTGGCTCGCCAGCACGGGCTCTCCGTCGTGGAGGACGACGCCTACGGACTGCTGCTCGACAAGCGCCCCGCGCCGCTGTGCTCGTTCCTGCCCGAGTCCGGCTGGTTCATCGCGGGAGTCTCCAAGCTGCTCGCGCCCGGCCTCCGCCTGGGCTACCTGGCCGCGCCCGAGAGCACCAGCACGGAGCGGCTCGCGGAGGAGGCGGGCCTGGCCACGCGGATGACGCCCGCGTTGATGGCCGACATCACCGCGCGCTGGGTGCGCGAAGGCACCGCGGACGAGCTCGTCATCCGCCGCCGGCGGGAAGCCCAGGAGCGGATGGAGCTGGCGAAGAAGCTGCTCGGAGACTGGCTGCCCCGCCCGCTGAGCCGAGGCGCCACGTACCACTTGTGGCTCAAGCTCCCCGCACCGTGGCGCGCGGAGCCCTTCACGTCACACGCCCGGCGGCGCGGCGTCACCGTCACGCCCGCCGAGCTGTTCAACGTGGGGCCCTCCACCGCGCCGTCCGCGGTGCGCGTCTGCCTGGGAGCCCCACGCACCCGCGCGGCGCTGGAGAAGGGACTCCAGCGCCTGCGGGAGACACTGGAGGGAGGGCCGGAGCCTCTCGCCTCCATCGTCTGACTACTTCTGCGGCGGCGGCACCGGACGCACGTGCAGCTCGCGCAGCTGCCGGTCGTCCACGTCGCCCGGCGCGCCCGTCATCAGGTCCGTGCCCGTCTTCGTCTTGGGGAACGGAATCACGTCGCGCAGCGACTCGGTGCCGGTGAGCAGGAAGGCGAGCCGGTCCATGCCCAGCGCGATGCCACCGTGCGGAGGCGCGCCGAACTTGAGCGCGTCCAGCAGGAAGCCGAACTTGGCCTGGGCCTCCTCGTCGCCGATGCCCAGCGCCTTGAACACCTCCGCCTGGACCTTGGGGTCATGCAGACGGATGGAGCCGCCGCCAATCTCGAAGCCGTTGAGCACCACGTCGTAGCGGTGGCACTTCACGCGGCCCGGGTCCGTGAGCAGGTACGGCACGTCCTCGTCGTGCGGACGCGTGAAGGCGTGGTGCGCCGCCACCCACGTGTTCGTCTCCTCGTCGTGCTCGAAGAGCGGCGGGTTCACCACCCACAGGAACTTCCACTGGCCGCCGCTGCCGTACTCCGGAATCAGCCCCAGCTTCTTCGCGATGTGCACGCGGAGGTTCGCCATCACCGTGTGGACGAGCGCCTCCTTGCCGAACTGGAACAGCAGGAGGTCGCCCGTCTTCGCGCCCACCGCCTGGTTGATGGCCGCGCGCAGCGCCGGCGAAATCGTCTTCGACAGCGGGGACTGCGTCCACTCACCGCCCTCGCCCACCTTCGCGCGCGCCAGGCCCTTGGCGCCCGCCTGCTTCGCGAACTCCTCCAGCTTGTCGCTCTCCGCGCGGCTCATCGCCTTGTCCGCGGGGATGACCATCGCCTTGACGATGCCCTTGTTCTGCACCGCCTCGAACATCATCGGCACGCCGCCCGCCTCACCGTGCTCGCGGATGAGGTCGGTGAGCACCGTGTGCTCCAGGCCGAAGCGCAGGTCCGGCTTGTCGTTGCCGTACTTCGCCATGGACTCGTAGAAGTCCATGCGCATGAAGGGCGTGGGCACGTCGATGCCCATCACCTCGCCCCACAGCTTCTTCAACAGCCCTTCGATGGTGGTGAAGATGTCGTCCTGGTTGACGAAGCTCATCTCCACGTCGATTTGAGTGAACTCGGGCTGGCGGTCGACGCGCAGGTCCTCGTCGCGGAAGCACTTCACGATCTGGAAGTACCGGTCGAAGCCCGCCACCATGAAGAGCTGCTTGTAGAGCTGCGGGCTCTCCGCGAGCGCGTAGAACTTGCCCGCGTTCATGCGGCTGGGGACCAGGAAGTTGCGCGCGCCGCCGGGCGTGTACTTGCCCATGAACGGCGTCTCCAGCTCCAGGAAGCCCTTCTCCACCATGTACGCCCGCGTCAGCGCGTTCATCTTCGAGCGCGTCATCAGCGACTTCTGGAGCGGCGCGCGGCGCAGGTCCAGGTAGCGGTGCGCCAGGCGCTTCTCCTCCGAGGTGTCGATGGCATCCTCGATGGGGAACGGCGTGGGCTCGGAGCGGTTGAAGATGGTGAGGTCGCTCGCCTTGACCTCGATTTCACCCGTCTTCATCTTCGGGTTCACGTTCTTGCCACGCGACACGACCTTGCCGCGCACGCCGATGCAGAACTCCAACCGGAGGCTGCCCGCCAGCCCGTGCGCTTCCGCGTGGTCCGGCTCGAACACCACCTGCGTCAAGCCGTCCCTGTCCCGCAGGTCGATGAAGACCGCGCCGCCGTGGTCTCGACGATTGTGCACCCAGCCGAAGAGGACGACCTCTTCGCCAATATTGGTCGCGGTGAGCTGACCGCACGTGTGGGTACGCTTGACCTCGGAGATGAATGGGACCGCCATGGAGACCGCCTGCGTTGTTCTAAGAGGGAAAGGCGCGGCACCTTAAGGACCGTGGAAACGACGCGTCAAGGAGTCCGCGTGCTCCTGACGCCTCTCCGACGGTCGGCGCCCCACGCGCGTCCTGACGCCGCCCCCCATGTCCCAGGGTCCATGACCTCACCGCAGGTGCGTACCAGCCAGGCAAGCCCGCCGCGCGGGGCCTCGAGTCCCGGAGGCACCCGGGAGTTTCCGAGGGGAATACACGTTCCGAGCGGACCGGAGTAAAACGGCCCCATGCTCCGAACAGTCATCGCCACCACCGCGGTGCTGGGCCTGGCCGCCGGCTGTGCGCCCGACCCGCAGACCCCGGTCAAGATTCGAGCCCTGGTGCTCTCCGGCAACGGGCAGTACGTCCCTGAAGAGGTCGAGCTCAAGACGGTCGACGACATCGTCGGCCTCAGCGGCACCGTGGCGGACCTGCACGGTGGCGCGCGCATCGTCTACGACTCGCGCGACCAGGAACTCACCAACGCCACCACGGCCGAGGCCTTCGCCGCCGCCCTCCTCAAGGGCGAGGGCCGAGACGTCGCCGCCAACTACATCAACCAGGATGACGTCCTGTGGCCGGCGGACTTCCACACCTGGAACATGGTGACGGCGTACTACAACCTCGAGCGCGCCTTCGACTACTTCCGGGAAGTCACCAACATCCCGCTGACCGACTTCAAGAAGCCCGTCAAGACGTACTACTTCCCCGAGTTCGTCCTCGCGGACATCCAACCGGGACCGCTGAAGGACAACGCCCTCTACTTCTCGGCGATGGAGTCCTTCCTCGTCCTGCCCTTCGACCAGCTGCAGCGCGCGCCCCTCTCCATCAACGCGGGCGTCATCACCCACGAGTACTCGCACCGCATCTTCAACCTGAAGGCGTACGGCGGCAGCCCCTTCCCGGAGGCGCTCATCTCCTGGTCCACGGCTGGCGGCCCCAACCCGGGCGCGAACATCCTCAAGTCCTTCGACGAGGGCCTCGCCGACCTGCACGCGTATGGCGCCACCTGCCGCAGCAAGAGCGGCTGCGACACCCGCTTCCTCTCCTCGTCCTTCCACGGCCCCGACCAGGGCCCGCTGGCCGACGAGCGCGACCTGGCCAAGACGGACCGCTGCATCGACGACGCCCTGCGCGACAGCCTCCGCGACAACAGCCTGAGCCAGTTCAGCGGGAAGGAGTACCGCGTGGGCACCATCCTCGCGAGCGCCCTGTACCAGGCCGGCGAGGCCACGGGGCAGCGTGACATCCTGCTGCGCTCCATCGTCGCCGCGTACAACGACGAGACCACCGCGACGCCCGGCATCCTCCAGCTCACCCGCAGGTACATCGGCGACCAGTCGAAGTTCACCCTGGCCGTGGCCGCTGGCGCCATCATCACCCACGTCACGGACCTGCGCCTCAAGGAAGCCGTCTGCAACGAGCTGATGGACCACCTGCAGATTCCCCGAGACCAGCTCGTGGGCACCAACAACCCCAACCTCTGTCCGCCCAGCGCCGCTGGCGGCACCACCTGCCCCCGCCTGGGTGCCGACTGATGAGAACCGTCACCGTGAAGACCTGGCTCACCCGCTGCCTCGTGGGCGGCCTGCTCACCTCCGCGCCCGCGCTCGCGCAGGACGACGACCCGTACGCCTACCCGGAGGAGGAACCGGGCCCGACGCAGGAGCAGATTGACGAGGAAGAGGCCGCGGAGTACCGCCGCCGATACACGGACCAGGCCGAGGAGTTCCGCCGCGTCTCCGAGCAGGAGGGCGAGGACGGAGACTTCAAGGAGCTGGCGGGCCTCGACGACCCCAACAAGGGCTTCGCCGTGGAGCTCCTCGCGGGCGCGCTGCTGCTCTCGTCCCCTCAGGGCCGCTTCGCTGACACCACCGTCGGCCTGGGCGTGCGCGCCACCTGGGAGTACGGCCGCATCCTCAACATCGAGCCCCTGCGCGAGGCCCTCTGGGCCGACATCCGGTGGACCTTCGGTGGCCAGAGCGACGGCACGAAGTTCATCAAGGGCAGCTCCACGTACCACTACTTCACCATCGCGCCGGCCTATGAGCTCAAGTTCGGCAAGTCCGACTTCGGCGTCTTCGGCCAGGTGGGCGGCGGCATCTCGTACATGTCGACCTCCATCACCGTGGACACGAAGGAGACGGAGGTGACCGGCGTCAAGCCCGTCATCCAGTACGGCCTGGGCCTGCGCGGCCGTCCCCGCCTCACCAGCGACGGCAACCTGCGGCTCGCCCTTCGTCTGGAGGCCATCGGCTACCGCCGTGGCTACCTGAACGACTTCTTCCTGGGCGGCAGCGTCGGCGTCGCCTTCTAGTCAACACTTCGCGGGGGCCACGTCCGCTCGAGCAGGGCGTGGCCTCGTGGAAGTTTTTCCACCTCCAGCCGGGCTTGCGGCCCTTCCTCCCTTGCTCCTCCGAGGAGCGTGGGGGTTGGCATATGCCCTGCTTATGCCCACCGTCGGGTGTGGCGGGGGAGGTGGGGCATGAAGGGCGTGCAGGGGCAGAGCCAGGGCAAGCATTGGGACCCGGTGTGCGGCAAGCAACTGGAGACACCGGAGGGGCAGCCGTCGTCGGAGTACAAGAAGCGCCGGTACTTCTTCTGCTCCGAGCGCTGTCGCCACACCTTCGAGCGTCAAGCCGAGCGCTTCCGCCTCAACGAGCTGGCCCGAGTGGGCGCGCTGATGACGCCCGGTCGGGTGCGCTGGGGCCTCGCCTGACGAGGCCCCACGTTACGCGGCGACTCGCACGTCCTTGAGCCGCAGGGACAGCTTTCGCTGTCCTCGGAACGTGTCGAAGCCGGCCTGGAAGGCCAGGTCCACGGGCCCTTCCACCAGCCGCGCGCGGTCCGCCATGCCGAAGCCGATGGCATCCAGCTCGGGTGCCTCCACCAGGGCCAGCTTCAGGTGCCCGTTGCTGCCAGCGGCCTTCGCCGGAAGCACGCGCGGTCGAGCCACCTGATGGCGCAGCACCAGCACCGGCTCCGGGTTGCCCTGGCCAAAGGGCCCCAGCCGCTGGAGCGCCTCCACGGCCGTCGCGTCCAGGTCCCTCGCGCTCACGACCGCGTCCACCCGGCACCGCGGGATGAGGTCCTCGGGGGTGAGCCGCTGCCAGGCAATCTTCTCGAACGCCTCGCGCAGCGCGGGCAGCTTGTCCGCGTCGATGGTGAGCCCCGCCGCGTGCTTGTGGCCACCGAACTTCGTGAGCAGGGACGAGCACCCGTTGAGCGCGTCGAACAGGTGGAAGGCCTCGATGCTTCGCGCCGAGCCCTTCCCCACCCCGTCCTTCACGCCCACCATGACGGTGGGCCGGTGGTAGCGCTCCACCACCCGCGAGGCGACGATGCCGATGACACCCGGGTGCCAGCCCTCGTCGAAGAGGACGAGGCCGCGCGCCTCCTTGTGCTCCTCCGCCTGGGCCAGCGCCTGCGTCAGGATGTGGCTCTCGATTCCCTGCCGCTCCGCATTGGCCCGGTCCAACACCGAGGCCAGCGCGCGCGCCGACTCCAGCGTCTCCGAGGTCAACAACTGGAGGCCCAGCGACGCATCATGCAGCCGGCCC
Encoded here:
- a CDS encoding diacylglycerol/lipid kinase family protein: MKTFLVVNPRSANGQTGKRWVEIAAQVGRVLGEFGHGFTQGGMDAARIAREALDQGYECIVAVGGDGTLNEVTNGFFRDGKAINPNAALGLIPRGTGGDFRRTFGWGLDLDSSLERLRSETTEPFDVGRLDFIGNDGNPATRYFANIASFGVSAVVAAEVNSGSKALGGNVSFMWGTLKGLLKHTERKVTLSTDGGAPETLDITAVAVANGRYFGSGMFVAPDAITHDGAFDITIWSGYGVSDFVLKSKGVYNGSHVTWKGTRRLRCQTLHAESADGRDVILDVDGETPGRLPATFTLMPAAIRIKV
- a CDS encoding PhzF family phenazine biosynthesis protein, which translates into the protein MQVTIVDAFTQQPGSGNRAGVVLDAAGLSVATMQRVAAAVGASETAFLLSGPDGQGVRLRYFTPTDEIDFCGHATVATFHLLAERGLLPRTGTTRLECAAGVLDVELEAMGERGSRPWIVTPRLPWLESPVSLERVMALVGGTVAMVDDTLPVRRNGHRLMVPFRRREDLWGLAPRSNELAELLRPHGLSGVYVFTRETREAGSMAHSRYFVPGMGVPEDPVTGSAAGPLGMYLAMNGVLPLPAEGGTVRARIEQGDAMGKPGRIEVEVTGKAGHPERARIGGVAVTVLAGTLHV
- a CDS encoding PLP-dependent aminotransferase family protein, which translates into the protein MTIWTPNLRGREGPLYRVIADALGADIEEGRLAAGTRLPTHRELAEKVGVTVGTVTRAYAEAERRGLIGGEVGRGTFVRHRDAPRHLPSPAPDLGDDALVELGLNWPATPPGDPAGTALRKSLDALQRSPKLSALLDYQPHAGHPSHREAGAQWIQRFGLEVAPSRVVVCSGGQHAMEVALSALTRPGDTVLCESLTYPGLKVLANRFHLRLHGVAMDEHGLLPDALEAACRTGAKVLFCLPNLQNPTGAVMTEERRRRIAAVARQHGLSVVEDDAYGLLLDKRPAPLCSFLPESGWFIAGVSKLLAPGLRLGYLAAPESTSTERLAEEAGLATRMTPALMADITARWVREGTADELVIRRRREAQERMELAKKLLGDWLPRPLSRGATYHLWLKLPAPWRAEPFTSHARRRGVTVTPAELFNVGPSTAPSAVRVCLGAPRTRAALEKGLQRLRETLEGGPEPLASIV
- the aspS gene encoding aspartate--tRNA ligase — its product is MAVPFISEVKRTHTCGQLTATNIGEEVVLFGWVHNRRDHGGAVFIDLRDRDGLTQVVFEPDHAEAHGLAGSLRLEFCIGVRGKVVSRGKNVNPKMKTGEIEVKASDLTIFNRSEPTPFPIEDAIDTSEEKRLAHRYLDLRRAPLQKSLMTRSKMNALTRAYMVEKGFLELETPFMGKYTPGGARNFLVPSRMNAGKFYALAESPQLYKQLFMVAGFDRYFQIVKCFRDEDLRVDRQPEFTQIDVEMSFVNQDDIFTTIEGLLKKLWGEVMGIDVPTPFMRMDFYESMAKYGNDKPDLRFGLEHTVLTDLIREHGEAGGVPMMFEAVQNKGIVKAMVIPADKAMSRAESDKLEEFAKQAGAKGLARAKVGEGGEWTQSPLSKTISPALRAAINQAVGAKTGDLLLFQFGKEALVHTVMANLRVHIAKKLGLIPEYGSGGQWKFLWVVNPPLFEHDEETNTWVAAHHAFTRPHDEDVPYLLTDPGRVKCHRYDVVLNGFEIGGGSIRLHDPKVQAEVFKALGIGDEEAQAKFGFLLDALKFGAPPHGGIALGMDRLAFLLTGTESLRDVIPFPKTKTGTDLMTGAPGDVDDRQLRELHVRPVPPPQK
- a CDS encoding YHS domain-containing protein → MKGVQGQSQGKHWDPVCGKQLETPEGQPSSEYKKRRYFFCSERCRHTFERQAERFRLNELARVGALMTPGRVRWGLA